From a single Brettanomyces bruxellensis chromosome 7, complete sequence genomic region:
- the LST8 gene encoding TOR complex subunit lst8 (BUSCO:EOG092638XA), translating to MSVILASAGYDHTIRFWEALTGVCSRTIQHADSQVNRLEVTSDKKFLAAAGNPKIRMYDIQSTNPNPVSHFEGHTSNVTSIAFQIDNRWMCSSSEDGTVKVWDVRSPSVQRSYKHDCPVNEVVIHPNQGELISCDQNGNVRVWDLSENKCTHQLIPEDDVSIQSVSVASDGSMLVAGNNKGNCYVWDMENTANETILKPARKFKAHSKYITRVLLSSDCRHLATCSADHTARVWSTMDDFQLETTLRGHQRWVWDCSFSADSAYLVTACSDHYVRLWDLSTNETVRQYNGHNKGVVSVALNDV from the coding sequence ATGTCGGTTATATTAGCATCAGCAGGTTATGATCATACTATTCGCTTTTGGGAAGCCTTAACGGGAGTTTGTTCCCGAACTATTCAGCATGCAGATTCCCAGGTGAATAGATTAGAAGTTACATCAGATAAGAAGTTTCTGGCTGCAGCTGgaaatccaaaaattaGAATGTACGATATTCAGTCAACAAATCCTAATCCTGTGTCACATTTTGAGGGTCATACAAGCAATGTCACATCAATAGCATTTCAAATAGATAATAGATGGATGTGCTCATCATCGGAAGACGGAACGGTAAAAGTTTGGGATGTGCGATCTCCTAGTGTACAGAGAAGTTACAAACATGATTGTCCGGTTAATGAAGTTGTCATACATCCTAACCAGGGAGAACTGATAAGTTGTGATCAAAATGGTAATGTGCGAGTTTGGGATCTCAgtgaaaataaatgcaCACATCAATTGATAcctgaagatgatgttTCCATCCAATCAGTTTCAGTTGCATCTGATGGTTCTATGCTTGTTGCTGGAAACAATAAGGGCAATTGTTATGTTTGGGATATGGAGAACACTGCTAACGAAACTATTCTCAAACCAGCTCGGAAGTTTAAGGCACACTCCAAATATATAACTAGAGTTCTACTTTCTTCAGATTGTAGGCATTTAGCTACATGTTCAGCAGATCATACTGCCAGAGTCTGGTCTACGATGGATGACTTTCAACTTGAGACGACCTTACGGGGTCATCAAAGATGGGTCTGGGATTGTTCCTTTAGTGCAGATAGTGCTTATTTGGTCACAGCATGTTCCGATCATTACGTTCGACTTTGGGATTTAAGTACGAATGAAACAGTGAGGCAGTATAATGGACACAATAAGGGTGTTGTGAGCGTAGCCCTGAACGATGTTTAA
- the CBF5 gene encoding centromere/microtubule-binding protein cbf5 (BUSCO:EOG0926273Q), translating into MSEKYMIKPAKSAPAADTSDWPLLLKNYDQLLVRCSHYTPIPAGSSPLNRNIKDYVSSGVINLDKPSNPSSHEVVAWIKRILRVDKTGHSGTLDPKVTGCLIVCIDRATRLVKAQQGAGKEYVCVLRLHDALKDEKQMGRALENLTGALFQRPPLISAVKRQLRVRTIYDSNLIEFDNKRGLGVFWASCEAGTYMRTLCVHLGMLLGVGGHMQELRRVRSGQLTENDNMVTLHDVMDAQWVYDNSKDETYLRKVISPLETLLVGYKRIVVKDSAVNAVCYGAKLMIPGLLRYEKNIDLYDEVVMITTKGEAIAIGIAQMSTVDLTTCDHGVVATVKRCIMERDTYPRKWGVGPIALKKKKLIKEEKLDKYGRVNEKTPESWKKDYVSHEDVPAPKVPEDKLKAPELQKAKSSLFESSKDGKIEKSEKKEKKEKKSKEDKSSDEHKHHHHKHEKDHKHHHKHDKGEKKSKKRKSDDADDETVDRKKKRSD; encoded by the coding sequence ATGTCGGAAAAGTATATGATCAAGCCGGCCAAGTCGGCCCCAGCTGCAGACACATCTGATTGGCCTCTTTTACTTAAGAATTACGATCAGCTTCTCGTTAGATGCTCGCATTACACACCAATTCCAGCAGGATCTTCACCTTTGAATAGAAACATTAAGGATTACGTCAGCTCAGGTGTGATTAACTTGGATAAGCCATCAAATCCATCATCGCACGAGGTTGTTGCATGGATTAAAAGAATTCTCCGTGTTGACAAGACAGGACATTCGGGAACATTGGATCCTAAAGTTACGGGATGCTTGATTGTTTGCATTGATAGGGCTACTAGATTAGTGAAAGCTCAGCAGGGTGCAGGTAAAGAGTATGTTTGTGTGTTAAGATTGCACGATGCTCTCAAGGATGAGAAGCAAATGGGTAGAGCACTGGAAAATCTGACTGGTGCTCTTTTCCAAAGGCCACCTTTAATTTCGGCAGTCAAGAGACAACTTCGTGTTAGAACCATCTACGACTCCAATTTGATTGAATTTGATAACAAGCGTGGATTGGGTGTGTTCTGGGCCTCCTGTGAAGCAGGTACCTATATGAGAACTCTTTGTGTCCATCTAGGTATGCTTTTGGGAGTCGGTGGTCACATGCAAGAGCTTAGAAGAGTTAGATCTGGACAGTTGACTGAAAATGATAACATGGTTACTTTGCACGACGTTATGGATGCTCAGTGGGTTTACGATAACAGTAAAGACGAAACATATTTGAGAAAGGTGATATCTCCATTGGAGACTTTGCTGGTCGGCTACAAGAGGATTGTTGTTAAGGACTCAGCAGTTAATGCCGTTTGCTACGGTGCCAAGTTGATGATACCCGGTTTGCTTAGATACGAGAAGAACATCGATCTTTATGACGAGGTTGTCATGATTACCACCAAAGGTGAGGCTATTGCCATTGGTATTGCTCAGATGTCAACTGTTGACTTGACAACCTGTGATCATGGTGTTGTTGCCACTGTCAAGAGATGCATCATGGAGAGAGACACATATCCAAGAAAGTGGGGTGTTGGACCTAttgctttgaaaaagaagaagctgatCAAGGAAGAGAAGCTTGATAAATATGGTCGTGTCAATGAGAAGACGCCTGAATCTTGGAAGAAGGATTACGTCAGCCATGAAGATGTTCCAGCACCAAAGGTTCCTGAGGACAAGCTTAAGGCACCAGAATTACAAAAAGCCAAGTCGTCACTGTTTGAAAGTTCTAAGGATGGAAAGATCGAAAAGtcagagaagaaggaaaagaaggaaaagaagagcaaaGAGGATAAATCTTCAGATGAGCACaagcatcatcatcacaaACATGAAAAAGACCACAAGCATCATCATAAGCATGATAAAGGTGAGAAGAAGTccaagaagagaaaatcaGATGATGCTGACGATGAAACTGTggacagaaagaaaaagagatccGATTAA
- a CDS encoding uncharacterized protein (BUSCO:EOG092641A6) — translation MVRETKLYDLLGVTPSASDSEIKKGYRKMALKYHPDKPTGNEEKFKQVAEAFQILSDPDKREVYDQYGLEAARGNAPAGNPFSGGAGAGGMPGGGTFHFSSNGGPGGHSFTSADAFNIFNQFGGLDDLFGGLGGGSRGSSRGGSPFGGAQFASSSGGMPGGFSSFTNGGQSGFSGSSMPRQAPREPEVIDLNVPCTLEQLYNGGVKKMKIKRRGPSGQLESTIIPIQLRAGWKAGTKITYKDMGDYHNGQRQTVRFIITEKPDANFTRDGNDLKTVLKLSFKESLLGFDKEVTTISGRRIRVSRAAPTQPGTSTTYPGLGMPISKRPGNFGDLKVQFDVDYPIYLSDSQKSAIRNNF, via the coding sequence ATGGTTAGAGAAACAAAATTATATGATCTCCTTGGTGTGACCCCTTCAGCGTCCGATTCAGAGATCAAGAAGGGGTATAGGAAGATGGCTTTGAAGTATCATCCGGACAAGCCCACGGGAAATGAGGAGAAATTCAAGCAGGTTGCCGAGGCATTTCAGATATTATCTGATCCAGATAAAAGAGAAGTCTACGATCAATACGGTTTAGAGGCGGCCCGTGGTAATGCACCAGCAGGAAATCCATTTTCTGGCGGTGCTGGTGCCGGAGGTATGCCTGGCGGTGGTACATTCCACTTTTCTAGCAACGGTGGCCCAGGTGGCCATTCCTTCACAAGTGCCGAtgcatttaatattttcaatcaGTTCGGTGGATTAGATGATCTATTCGGCGGGCTTGGTGGAGGTTCAAGAGGATCTAGTCGTGGAGGTTCACCATTTGGTGGTGCTCAATTTGCTAGCAGCTCAGGTGGGATGCCGGGTGGTTTCTCATCCTTTACAAACGGTGGTCAATCAGGGTTTAGTGGATCATCCATGCCTCGTCAGGCTCCAAGAGAACCTGAAGTTATCGACTTGAATGTTCCATGTACTCTAGAACAATTGTATAATGGCGgagtgaaaaagatgaagataaagaggAGAGGTCCTAGCGGTCAATTAGAGTCTACCATAATCCCTATTCAGTTAAGGGCTGGATGGAAAGCAGGTACAAAGATTACATATAAGGATATGGGTGATTATCATAATGGACAAAGGCAGACTGTGCGTTTCATCATTACTGAAAAGCCTGATGCTAATTTCACTAGAGATGGTAATGACTTGAAGACTGTTCTTAAATTATCATTCAAGGAATCACTCTTGGGCTTTGATAAAGAAGTTACTACTATAAGTGGACGCAGAATTCGTGTTAGCAGGGCAGCCCCAACACAACCAGGTACTTCTACCACGTATCCTGGCTTAGGTATGCCAATATCGAAGAGGCCTGGTAACTTTGGCGACCTCAAGGTTCAATTTGATGTCGATTATCCGATATATCTAAGTGATTCCCAAAAGTCTGCCATCCGCAACAATTTTTGA